In Methanosphaera sp. ISO3-F5, a genomic segment contains:
- a CDS encoding helix-turn-helix domain-containing protein: MKNEDICPVVDTLEFFNRKWILCILMDMFRGNKHFSEFQESNPSLNNFTLAQTLKYREQNDLIIKIQDENNRLNTEYLLTSKGKKVNKILYEMTLFSLEELECSKLSSDKKEEILKEYKESLGIN, translated from the coding sequence ATGAAGAATGAGGATATTTGTCCAGTAGTTGATACATTAGAATTTTTTAATAGAAAATGGATTTTATGTATACTTATGGACATGTTCAGGGGAAATAAACATTTTTCAGAGTTTCAGGAATCAAATCCGTCCTTAAATAATTTTACTCTTGCTCAAACATTGAAATACAGGGAACAGAATGATTTAATCATTAAAATTCAAGATGAAAATAATAGATTAAATACTGAATATCTATTAACATCAAAGGGTAAAAAAGTGAATAAAATATTATATGAAATGACATTATTTTCACTGGAAGAATTAGAGTGTAGTAAATTAAGTTCTGATAAAAAAGAAGAAATATTAAAAGAGTATAAAGAATCACTCGGCATTAATTAA
- the ung gene encoding uracil-DNA glycosylase: protein MLNKKLNNDWDKFLEKQYKHLYFQKIEAFVEKEYETKTIYPPYDDIFNAFRFTPLSKIKVVILGQDPYHEPGQAHGLSFSTPVGKPIPRSLSNIFKEIRDEYGYEIPDNGCLEKWAKQGVFLLNTVLTVEKSNANSHSKCGWQKFTDNVIKEINKQEQPIVFMLWGKQAEKKKELLSNPNHLVLITSHPSPFSARRGFMGCNHFKLANNFLKENNIEEINWKL, encoded by the coding sequence ATGTTAAATAAAAAACTAAATAATGACTGGGATAAATTTCTAGAAAAACAATATAAACACTTATATTTCCAGAAAATAGAAGCATTTGTTGAAAAAGAATATGAAACAAAAACAATTTACCCACCATATGATGATATTTTCAACGCATTTAGGTTCACACCATTATCTAAAATAAAAGTAGTGATATTAGGTCAAGATCCATATCACGAACCTGGACAAGCACATGGTTTATCATTTTCAACTCCTGTAGGAAAACCAATACCAAGATCATTATCAAACATTTTCAAAGAAATTAGGGACGAATATGGGTATGAAATACCAGATAATGGTTGTCTAGAAAAATGGGCAAAACAGGGAGTGTTCTTATTAAATACCGTGTTAACAGTAGAAAAATCAAATGCAAACTCACATAGCAAATGTGGATGGCAAAAATTCACAGATAATGTTATTAAAGAAATAAATAAACAAGAACAACCCATCGTATTCATGTTATGGGGAAAACAAGCAGAGAAAAAAAAAGAATTACTCTCAAATCCGAATCATTTAGTACTTATCACATCCCATCCAAGCCCTTTTTCTGCAAGAAGAGGATTTATGGGATGTAATCATTTCAAACTAGCAAACAATTTCTTAAAAGAAAACAATATAGAAGAAATAAATTGGAAACTTTAA
- a CDS encoding pyridoxamine 5'-phosphate oxidase family protein produces MFRKMRRNKQELSNKECIQILENQQRGFLAVSGENEYPYTLPMNYVYHDKKIIFHSAMEGHKVDSIKKHDKVSFSVINEGEKVENEWYYIFKSVIVFGKIRIIEDEKEKYEKLTILGDKYFPSKEYTKMEMDAAFDHALVLELEIDHMTGKIVTEK; encoded by the coding sequence ATGTTCAGAAAGATGAGAAGAAACAAACAAGAACTATCCAACAAGGAATGCATACAAATTCTAGAAAATCAACAAAGAGGTTTTCTGGCAGTAAGTGGAGAAAATGAATATCCCTACACACTACCAATGAACTATGTATATCATGATAAAAAAATAATATTTCACTCAGCAATGGAAGGACATAAAGTAGATTCCATAAAAAAACATGACAAAGTATCATTCAGTGTAATAAATGAAGGCGAAAAAGTAGAAAATGAATGGTACTATATATTCAAGAGTGTAATAGTCTTTGGTAAAATACGTATAATCGAAGATGAAAAGGAGAAATATGAAAAATTAACCATATTGGGAGATAAATATTTCCCATCAAAAGAATATACTAAGATGGAAATGGACGCAGCATTTGACCATGCATTAGTACTAGAATTAGAAATAGACCATATGACTGGAAAAATTGTAACAGAAAAGTGA